From the genome of Colias croceus chromosome 9, ilColCroc2.1, one region includes:
- the LOC123694559 gene encoding pupal cuticle protein C1B-like, translated as MFKQVIFAALLSVVAAKPGIHSVAYPAPVVAPAVAYTAPVAAAYTAPVAAAYTAPVAAAYTAPVAATYAARYAAYTAPVAYSAPIAAAYTAPVAAAYSAPIISAAYRAPVFLKTLDKIINNHLVFLALLAFAAAKPLVYTAPVAAAYTAPVAAAYTAPLAYPAYSAYSPVAYSAYTYASPYTYYV; from the exons ATGTTCAAGCAA GTAATCTTCGCTGCTCTTCTCTCGGTCGTGGCTGCTAAGCCCGGCATTCATTCCGTGGCTTACCCAGCACCCGTTGTTGCCCCAGCGGTTGCCTACACCGCTCCCGTTGCTGCTGCCTACACCGCTCCCGTTGCCGCTGCCTACACGGCACCTGTTGCCGCTGCATATACCGCTCCCGTTGCCGCTACCTATGCCGCTCGTTACGCTGCATACACCGCACCTGTAGCCTATTCTGCCCCTATTGCTGCCGCGTATACTGCCCCAGTCGCCGCTGCCTACTCTGCCCCCATTATCTCCGCCGCTTACAGAGCACCAGTTTTCCTGAA GACGTTAgataaaatcattaataatcat TTGGTCTTCCTCGCTCTCCTGGCGTTCGCCGCCGCCAAGCCGCTAGTGTACACCGCGCCTGTAGCCGCTGCCTACACCGCGCCGGTAGCCGCTGCCTACACCGCGCCCCTCGCCTACCCCGCGTACAGCGCCTACTCCCCCGTCGCTTACTCCGCTTACACATATGCCTCCCCCTACACGTACTACGTTTGA
- the LOC123694558 gene encoding pupal cuticle protein C1B-like: MFKLFLFACFLAVAAAKPGVYYTAPVAAAYTAPVAAAYTAPVAYSAYPAYSAYTAPVAAYSAYTYASPYSYYLRRFLFACFLAVAAAKPAIVPVAYTAAYTAPVAAAYTAPVAAAYTAPVAYSAYTAPVAYSAYSYASPYAAYYLR, translated from the exons ATGTTCAAGCTT TTCCTGTTCGCCTGCTTCCTCGCCGTAGCTGCCGCCAAACCCGGCGTGTACTACACGGCTCCCGTGGCCGCGGCCTACACCGCACCCGTAGCAGCCGCCTACACCGCGCCTGTGGCCTACTCCGCCTACCCCGCGTACTCCGCTTACACCGCTCCCGTCGCCGCTTACTCCGCTTACACATACGCTTCCCCCTACTCTTACTACCTCCGCCGA TTCTTATTCGCTTGCTTCCTGGCCGTCGCCGCCGCCAAGCCCGCCATCGTGCCTGTGGCATACACAGCAGCGTACACTGCTCCCGTGGCAGCCGCGTACACGGCTCCCGTCGCAGCGGCGTACACCGCTCCCGTTGCGTACTCAGCGTACACCGCACCTGTAGCCTACTCCGCCTACAGCTATGCTTCCCCGTACGCCGCATACTACCTTCGTTGA
- the LOC123694283 gene encoding uncharacterized protein LOC123694283, with translation MISTLVIVTGLIAAVFADPAVIISNGYLSSPLTSAALVAPGAAPVVGVGPVSPLAPLPSVASLAVPYATVSDYRYAYGSSLSYQDYAPAVSSALTLPYSLPYAYAADWYYRN, from the exons ATGATTTCTACACTG GTAATCGTAACAGGATTAATAGCAGCAGTATTTGCGGACCCAGCCGTGATTATAAGCAATGGCTATCTATCGTCACCGTTGACATCTGCAGCCCTTGTAGCTCCAGGAGCCGCTCCCGTGGTAGGTGTGGGACCAGTGTCACCATTAGCCCCACTGCCATCTGTTGCATCTTTAGCTGTACCATACGCTACAGTATCAGATTACAGATACGCTTACGGATCCTCACTGAGCTACCAAGATTATGCGCCAGCTGTCAGCTCTGCATTAACTCTGCCTTACTCTTTGCCGTATGCCTATGCCGCCGATTGGTACTATAGAAACTAA
- the LOC123694281 gene encoding pupal cuticle protein C1B-like, which translates to MFKLFLFACFLAVAAAKPAIVPVAYTAAYTAPVAAAYTAPVAAAYTAPVAYSAYTAPVAYSAYSYASPYAYYLR; encoded by the exons ATGTTTAAACTA tTCCTGTTCGCTTGCTTCCTGGCCGTCGCTGCCGCCAAGCCTGCCATCGTGCCCGTGGCATACACAGCAGCGTACACTGCTCCCGTGGCAGCCGCGTACACGGCTCCCGTTGCAGCGGCGTACACCGCTCCCGTTGCGTACTCAGCGTACACCGCACCTGTAGCCTACTCCGCCTACAGCTACGCTTCCCCATACGCTTACTACCTTCGTTGA